Within Gilvibacter sp. SZ-19, the genomic segment GTCTCTATGGAAAGCGGAGAACGCTGCATAGGGTTCTTTTATCTTGGACACTTAAAAGACGAGCTGCCTGCCTCTTGGGAAAGAAAGCCCTTGGCAGATCACGTGAGCTGGTTCTAAAAGAAGCCGTCGAAATACTTGGCAGCATAATAAATGTAAAAGCCGAGGTAGATAAAGCAAACTACTAATTTCATAAAAGTAGAGGCTAAAAAACCTAAAAAGGACCCAAAAGCCGCCTTAAAGGCCTGGTTAGATTCGGTCTGATTAAAGGCTATCTCACCAATAAGCGCACCTACAAAAGGGCCTATCAAGACACCAAAAGGGATTGGTGCGATCAAGCCAACAATAAGACCAATGGTAGTGCCTATGGCACCGGCACGACTACCTCCAAAGCGTTTGGTACCCACAGCGGGAATGACATAATCCAACACGACAATTACAATGGCTATAAATAAGGTTATGCCTAAAAACCAGTAGTTGACAGGTACGGCAGAACTTAAGAACAAGACTAAAAGTCCTAACCAAGAGATAGGTGGGCCTGGCAAAACTGGGAGTACGCTGCCAATAATTCCCCCGAAGCATAAAAGCAACCCAAGGATCAATAAAAAGATATCTAGCATACCCATTGGACGTAGGTCGGTCTGACTTGTTACAATCTTTTTTAACTAAAAAATTAGTTTAAACTAAATATTTAGTTATATTTGAATTCAGAAATTGATCTTAGATGAAACAACTCACCAAAGCAGAAGAAGATATAATGCAACTTCTCTGGGAACTCCAAGAAGCCAATGTTGCCTCGCTTTTAGAAGAGCTTCCAGATCCTAAACCGGCCTATAATACCGTTTCTACCATAGTTAGAATTTTAGAGAACAAAGGTTTTGTGGACTACAGAAAAGAAGGGCGCGGACACGTTTATTTTCCCAAGGTGAGCAAGGAGGCCTACAGCAAACACAGTCTCAAGAAATTGCGCGACGGCTACTTTCAGGGCTCCTTTAAGAGTATGGTCTCTTTCTTTATGAAGAACAATGACATGACCTTGGATGAACTGGAATCTGTGATGAAAGAGATTCAAAAAGAGCAATAATATGGCACATTACATAATACAAACCTTGGTATTTCAGCTACTCTTTTTGGGGGTCTACGACCTTTTCCTAAAAAAGGAGACCTTTTTCAATTGGAACCGTTGGTATCTCATAGGTACGGCAGCTTTAAGTTTGGTATTGCCGTTTGTGCAGATCGCGGCCATCGGCAGACAGATCAGCCCTGAGTTGAGGGTGCAATTACCAACTGTCTTTATTGGGGGTGAGGGATTCGTACCTACTGTTCCCAACCCGGAGGAGTTCGTTTTTCCGTGGATGGCACTTTGGCAAATAGGAGCAGTATTGGCCGGGATTTGGTTTGCCAGCAAGCTCTTTAAGATTTTCCGCCTGAGTCGCAGCGGTCAACGCACAAGACTTAAAGATTTTATGTTGGTGATCTTACCGGATACCAAAACAGCCTTCTCCTTTTGGCGAACCGTGTTTTTAGGTGCAGACTTGGCTCCCAAGCAAAGAGAGATCATTTTACAGCACGAACAAGTCCATGTAAAGCAGCGTCATACCTTTGATCAGCTCTTCTTTGAATTGCTGCGGATTTTGTTTTGGTTCAATCCGCTGGTCTATATGTATCAAAACCGGATGAGCAGCTTACAGGAATACATCGCCGACGCTAAGGTGGCAGCTATACAGGGCAAAGGGCCTTATTACCAGGAGCTGCTGGCACAGGTTTTTCAAAGTCAGAACATATCATTTGTCAATACATTTTTCAATCATTCATTAATCAAAAAACGAATAACTATGTTACAACGATCCAGATCGAGCAGACTGAAACTGCTTAAATACACAGTATTATTGCCACTTATTGCACTTATGGTCTTTTATACCTCCTGCAGCCAAGAATCAGAGGCATCCAAAACCGAGGTGGCAAAAACAACAGCAGACACCGAGGTGATGACCAAGATTATCGAACTCTCAGAAGCCTTAAAGGCTAAAGGCGAATTGAGCCCCGAAGAACGTAATGCGCTTAACTTTTTTGCCAATCCAACCACAGAAGGAGACCAGATCTATTGGTCTTTACAGCAGCATTTGATCGACCCTAGCACCGTCACAGACTCTAAGGAGTTGCACTTCGACCAATCTCAAGCCATTGCCTTTGCACTCTTAGATGAAGTACCGGTGTATCCGGGCTGCGAAGGTTTAGATTTGGAGGCTGCAAAAAATTGTTTCCAATCTAAATTGTCTCAGTTTATAGCTGCAGAGTTCGATACTGAGTCGCTAAAAGACCAGGGCTTCAGTGGTAAGCAACGCATACAGGCCAGGTTTGTTATCAATACCCAGGGTCAGGTAGCCGATATTGAAGTTCGCGCGCCCTCAGAAGCACTAAAGGAGGTAACCCTAAAGGTGCTGCAAGCCATTCCGCAGTTGCGTCCCGGTAAAAAGGGAGGCAAAACAGTTGCGGTTAATTACTCCTTACCTATTATTTTTGATATCGGTGAATAAATCAATTTGCGTCATATTACTGCTGTGCTTTATCAAAGCCGGGGCTCAGACTTCGGCTTTGGCCGTTGGAGATAGTTTGGTCCAGACCGGGGCCTACTCCGAAGCCATTGAGGTGTACAATCAACTCCCGGTATCCCCTCAGGTTTACGAGCGGATCGCTGCTGCCAACGAGGCCTTGGGCCGAAATGCCGAAGCCTTAGCTGCTTATCGTTCTGCTTTGGAGTTGAATGCCGATGATTTTCGGCTTGGATACCGCTACGGAATCCTCTTATCTAAGAGCAACTATTACAAAAAAGCAGACAGTTTGTTCAGCGGCCTGCATTTAATGCAGCCTACGAACGCCTCTGTTTTATATCAACGAGGCTATGCCCGTGAACAACTCAAAGACAGTACGGCGATTATAGATTATCTCAAGGCTTACCGTGCAGATAATAACCAACAAAATGCCTTGTATCGTATTGCCAAACTCTTATTAGAGAAAAGATCATTTGTCGGCGCCAAGGAATATATAGATCTCGGTTTAAAGGCCAATCCCAACAGCACAAGATTCTTACTTCTAGACGGCTTGAGCTATTTTGTCAACAAGTCCTATCACGATGCTATCAAGCGTTTTGAGCGGCTTTTGGAGTTGGGAAAGGACAATGAATCCATTAGAGAGCATTTGGCGAAATCCTATGCCCAAACCTACCAATACGAGCAGGCCTTGGAGCAGTATAAAGTACTTATTAATCAGTACGACGATCGCAACGCCAATTGGCATTTCTCTTTAAGTACTGCTTATCTCGGTCTCAACGAGCCAGAGAAAGCACGCAGACATATAAACATTGCTATAGGACTTTTAGACGTTCCCTTAGACAGTCATTTTCTGGCTTTAGCCATTACCTACAATCGTGAAGGGAATTACCCCGAAGTTATGAAGGCCTTACAAGAGGCGCTTGCAGAGAATCCGAAGAATCAACTGGCCAAGTATCAATTGGCCGTTGCGGCAGACAACCGCTATGCCGATAAGGCACTGGTTTTACCTTATTATGAGGCTTATTCGAAACAATTTCCCAAAGGCCGCTTTATCGATACAGTACTTTACCGGATCTCAGATATAAAAGAGCAATTATTTATGGAAAAGGATTGAGTTCAGTTTATATACTGCAGCAGCATCAATTTTCATAGAAATACTGGGCGTAATACTCGTTGTATCCCAATTTCCATTCTTTGGCCGCTTTGGTGTATAGTTTGGTGAGCTGTGGTTTTCTATCACTCAATACCTTCGCATCCTCGAGTGCAATATTACTGTTGTCTAAAAAGTAATCGTATAGATTCTCTATAGGCTCAAAATTGGGTTCTTGA encodes:
- a CDS encoding DUF456 domain-containing protein, with amino-acid sequence MLDIFLLILGLLLCFGGIIGSVLPVLPGPPISWLGLLVLFLSSAVPVNYWFLGITLFIAIVIVVLDYVIPAVGTKRFGGSRAGAIGTTIGLIVGLIAPIPFGVLIGPFVGALIGEIAFNQTESNQAFKAAFGSFLGFLASTFMKLVVCFIYLGFYIYYAAKYFDGFF
- a CDS encoding BlaI/MecI/CopY family transcriptional regulator; the protein is MKQLTKAEEDIMQLLWELQEANVASLLEELPDPKPAYNTVSTIVRILENKGFVDYRKEGRGHVYFPKVSKEAYSKHSLKKLRDGYFQGSFKSMVSFFMKNNDMTLDELESVMKEIQKEQ
- a CDS encoding M56 family metallopeptidase is translated as MAHYIIQTLVFQLLFLGVYDLFLKKETFFNWNRWYLIGTAALSLVLPFVQIAAIGRQISPELRVQLPTVFIGGEGFVPTVPNPEEFVFPWMALWQIGAVLAGIWFASKLFKIFRLSRSGQRTRLKDFMLVILPDTKTAFSFWRTVFLGADLAPKQREIILQHEQVHVKQRHTFDQLFFELLRILFWFNPLVYMYQNRMSSLQEYIADAKVAAIQGKGPYYQELLAQVFQSQNISFVNTFFNHSLIKKRITMLQRSRSSRLKLLKYTVLLPLIALMVFYTSCSQESEASKTEVAKTTADTEVMTKIIELSEALKAKGELSPEERNALNFFANPTTEGDQIYWSLQQHLIDPSTVTDSKELHFDQSQAIAFALLDEVPVYPGCEGLDLEAAKNCFQSKLSQFIAAEFDTESLKDQGFSGKQRIQARFVINTQGQVADIEVRAPSEALKEVTLKVLQAIPQLRPGKKGGKTVAVNYSLPIIFDIGE
- a CDS encoding tetratricopeptide repeat protein; its protein translation is MNKSICVILLLCFIKAGAQTSALAVGDSLVQTGAYSEAIEVYNQLPVSPQVYERIAAANEALGRNAEALAAYRSALELNADDFRLGYRYGILLSKSNYYKKADSLFSGLHLMQPTNASVLYQRGYAREQLKDSTAIIDYLKAYRADNNQQNALYRIAKLLLEKRSFVGAKEYIDLGLKANPNSTRFLLLDGLSYFVNKSYHDAIKRFERLLELGKDNESIREHLAKSYAQTYQYEQALEQYKVLINQYDDRNANWHFSLSTAYLGLNEPEKARRHINIAIGLLDVPLDSHFLALAITYNREGNYPEVMKALQEALAENPKNQLAKYQLAVAADNRYADKALVLPYYEAYSKQFPKGRFIDTVLYRISDIKEQLFMEKD